A single window of Desulfomicrobium macestii DNA harbors:
- a CDS encoding L,D-transpeptidase family protein, with product MKPFSHIIQRKHFQSQRALLFWLICALTIFFTAQAWSATSGCLVVDKARRELVAFREAKPVATYPVSFGIDPVSDKRRTFDCATPEGLYFVSYKKAVTRFHRTLGISYPNLADAEKALAVGVISIPEFKKIRAAARKSRPGPCNTGLGCGIAIHGGGVFRQFGDNRERDWTEGCVALDNPDMEKLFKSCRVGDAVIIFNSASNLYALARPFARMVTLDAEGLPFCPQEGCVYVLDLVTALGRTLISITEGGRLGWSVRVRVTSGDGSGRELLALSDTNADGQISFLDSVTGPLAEGRSSEAVYEMVRQAVVDVFAGGTYRGL from the coding sequence GTGAAACCATTTTCACATATAATACAGCGCAAACATTTTCAAAGTCAAAGGGCACTGTTATTTTGGCTGATATGTGCGCTCACTATTTTTTTTACGGCTCAGGCATGGTCCGCGACGAGCGGATGCCTGGTCGTGGACAAGGCCAGGAGAGAATTGGTCGCATTCAGGGAAGCAAAGCCGGTGGCCACGTACCCTGTCAGCTTCGGGATCGACCCGGTCTCGGACAAGCGCAGGACCTTCGACTGCGCAACCCCCGAGGGGCTCTATTTCGTATCATATAAAAAGGCCGTGACCCGCTTTCATCGCACGCTCGGGATTTCCTACCCCAATCTCGCCGACGCGGAAAAGGCCCTGGCCGTTGGCGTCATCTCTATCCCGGAATTCAAGAAGATACGCGCCGCTGCCCGAAAATCCAGGCCCGGCCCCTGTAACACGGGACTTGGCTGCGGCATCGCCATACATGGCGGCGGAGTGTTCCGGCAATTCGGCGACAATCGGGAGCGCGACTGGACCGAAGGATGCGTGGCGCTGGACAATCCGGACATGGAAAAGCTTTTCAAATCATGCCGGGTAGGGGACGCGGTGATCATCTTCAACAGCGCAAGCAACCTTTACGCTCTGGCCAGGCCCTTCGCCCGAATGGTCACGCTCGATGCCGAGGGGCTGCCGTTTTGTCCTCAGGAGGGCTGCGTCTACGTGCTGGATCTTGTGACCGCCCTTGGGCGCACGCTCATAAGCATCACGGAAGGGGGCAGGCTTGGCTGGTCCGTTCGGGTCCGCGTGACTTCGGGCGACGGTTCCGGGAGGGAACTTCTGGCCCTGTCCGACACCAACGCGGACGGGCAGATCTCCTTTCTGGACAGCGTGACGGGACCACTTGCAGAGGGGCGTTCCTCTGAAGCCGTCTACGAGATGGTCAGGCAGGCGGTGGTCGATGTTTTTGCTGGCGGGACGTATCGTGGCCTTTGA
- a CDS encoding L,D-transpeptidase family protein, producing the protein MKRIFPSLIAAVFVLLLAHPGSAWALRSFMLSPDTDLYGSVRQVKVEGEDTLLDIAREFGLGYNQIVAANPGIDPWVPPTGELVKIPLAFMLPRERPQAGIVVNLAEMRLYFFFSNGGHDFFFTAPIGIGREGYLTELGVYKVKSKTANPTWVVPASIREEEPDLPAEVPPGPDNPLGDFVFRLSRNLYAIHGTNKPWGIGRRVSHGCIRMYPEDVGALYPVVPVGATVQVIYEPVKYGWGNGLFWVQAFEDFENRAEYPLMKIMEELLYHEATVGSLDIDRQALERVLEEKTGVPMVVARPREQ; encoded by the coding sequence ATGAAGCGAATATTTCCATCTCTTATAGCGGCGGTTTTTGTCCTCTTGCTGGCTCATCCCGGTTCCGCATGGGCGCTCAGGTCCTTCATGCTCTCGCCGGACACCGATTTGTACGGCTCTGTGCGCCAGGTGAAGGTGGAGGGAGAGGATACGCTCCTTGATATCGCGCGCGAGTTTGGCCTTGGGTATAATCAGATCGTGGCCGCGAATCCCGGCATCGACCCCTGGGTGCCACCCACGGGGGAGTTGGTCAAAATCCCCTTGGCCTTCATGCTCCCCCGGGAACGTCCGCAAGCGGGCATTGTGGTCAATCTTGCCGAGATGCGGCTGTATTTCTTTTTTTCAAACGGCGGCCACGACTTTTTTTTCACCGCACCCATCGGCATCGGACGGGAGGGGTATCTTACGGAGCTTGGCGTTTACAAGGTCAAAAGCAAAACGGCCAATCCAACCTGGGTAGTGCCCGCTTCGATCCGTGAAGAGGAACCGGACCTTCCGGCCGAGGTGCCGCCTGGACCGGACAATCCCCTGGGTGATTTCGTGTTCAGGCTGTCCCGTAACCTGTACGCCATTCACGGCACGAACAAACCCTGGGGCATCGGCCGCAGGGTCAGTCACGGATGCATCCGCATGTACCCGGAGGACGTGGGCGCGCTCTATCCGGTGGTTCCCGTGGGCGCCACGGTGCAGGTCATCTACGAGCCGGTCAAATACGGATGGGGGAACGGGCTTTTCTGGGTGCAGGCTTTCGAGGATTTTGAAAACAGGGCAGAGTACCCTCTCATGAAAATCATGGAGGAACTTCTCTATCACGAAGCAACCGTGGGCTCCCTCGACATTGACCGTCAGGCCCTTGAAAGGGTCCTGGAGGAAAAGACCGGGGTGCCCATGGTTGTTGCGCGTCCCAGGGAGCAATAA
- a CDS encoding methyl-accepting chemotaxis protein has translation MKNVKLGLKLIGGFCLTALIALAIGLLAINGMNNLTRGMDSIGSVSLPTVEHLLRMKGSISDLTTGLRTLLSSNLTPQERKDISTNIATIRAEYKQSLDIYTTLPQTAEAQAIWKQCQETLAGLTGTNNRVLELNQQLIARDIMNPDDLMQKLQQYRGDHYKLMTEIGRLLATGQTFEGGTDHQACNFGKWSASFSTDNSDFDKTMEVVRTPHQAFHQTIHDIKEALAAGREAEAQDLYRKLLPIAEEVFAHFRTIRGQAEASQKIFQEMGQLLMVESKAGQDKLDKLLIEVVNLAVEQSNRNLETARAAASRDTTISIGGMVLGVTIALALGLLLTRSITGPVYKGVEFARKIAQGDLTAKVDVDQKDELGILAQALRDMVAKLREIVTEVQSASDNVASGSEELSASAEQLSQGATEQAASVEEVSSSMEEMGSNIRQNADNATQTEKIALKAAQDAEAGGKAVIQAVGAMKNIAEKISIVEEIARQTNLLALNAAIEAARAGEHGKGFAVVAAEVRKLAERSGTAAAEISELSSSTVSVADQAGQMLTKLVPDIQRTAELVQEISAASSEQNAGAEQINKALQQLDQVIQQNASASEEMASTSEELSSQAEQLQSSISFFHLGATAARVTRQAAHRGMAQPPRRAPKTLAAKGSTSGLALDMGRDEEDDEFERF, from the coding sequence ATGAAGAACGTCAAACTCGGCCTCAAGCTTATCGGAGGCTTTTGCCTCACCGCTCTTATTGCCCTGGCCATAGGGCTGCTCGCCATCAATGGCATGAACAACCTGACCCGGGGCATGGATTCCATTGGCTCCGTCTCCCTGCCTACAGTAGAACATCTGCTGCGCATGAAAGGCAGCATCTCCGACCTGACCACGGGGCTTCGCACGTTGCTCAGTTCCAACCTGACCCCTCAGGAACGCAAGGACATCTCCACAAACATCGCCACTATCAGGGCGGAATACAAGCAGTCCCTGGACATATACACCACCCTGCCCCAGACCGCCGAAGCCCAGGCCATCTGGAAGCAATGCCAGGAGACCCTCGCCGGTCTGACCGGAACCAACAACCGCGTGCTTGAACTGAACCAGCAACTCATTGCCCGAGACATCATGAACCCCGATGACCTGATGCAGAAGCTGCAACAATATCGCGGGGACCACTACAAGCTCATGACCGAAATCGGCAGACTCCTGGCCACCGGGCAAACTTTCGAGGGGGGCACCGACCATCAGGCTTGCAATTTCGGAAAATGGTCAGCGTCGTTCTCCACCGACAACTCCGATTTCGACAAGACCATGGAGGTCGTACGTACACCGCACCAAGCCTTCCATCAGACCATCCACGACATCAAGGAAGCCCTCGCGGCCGGGCGTGAAGCCGAGGCCCAGGACCTGTACCGGAAGCTCTTGCCCATCGCGGAAGAAGTTTTTGCCCATTTCAGGACCATCCGGGGCCAGGCGGAAGCGTCACAGAAAATCTTCCAGGAAATGGGGCAACTGCTCATGGTCGAATCCAAGGCAGGGCAGGACAAGCTCGACAAGCTCCTGATCGAGGTCGTGAACCTGGCGGTCGAGCAGAGCAACCGGAATCTCGAAACTGCACGCGCCGCCGCCTCGCGGGACACCACCATTTCCATCGGCGGCATGGTCTTGGGAGTCACCATAGCCCTGGCCCTGGGACTTCTTCTGACCAGGTCCATTACCGGGCCGGTGTATAAAGGCGTTGAATTTGCCCGCAAGATCGCCCAGGGCGACCTCACCGCCAAGGTGGACGTGGACCAGAAGGATGAGCTGGGCATCCTGGCCCAGGCGCTGCGCGACATGGTCGCCAAGCTGCGCGAGATCGTGACCGAAGTGCAGTCGGCTTCCGACAACGTGGCCTCGGGCTCCGAGGAACTGAGCGCCTCCGCCGAGCAGCTCTCCCAGGGCGCCACCGAGCAGGCCGCCTCCGTTGAAGAAGTTTCGTCGAGCATGGAAGAGATGGGCTCCAATATCCGCCAAAACGCCGACAACGCCACCCAGACCGAAAAGATCGCGCTGAAGGCCGCGCAGGACGCCGAGGCCGGCGGCAAGGCCGTGATTCAGGCCGTGGGCGCCATGAAGAACATCGCCGAGAAGATCTCCATCGTCGAGGAGATCGCCCGCCAGACCAACCTGCTGGCCCTCAATGCCGCCATCGAGGCCGCCCGCGCCGGCGAGCACGGCAAGGGCTTCGCGGTGGTCGCGGCGGAAGTGCGCAAGCTTGCCGAACGCAGCGGCACGGCCGCGGCCGAGATCAGCGAGCTGTCCTCCTCCACCGTGAGTGTGGCCGACCAGGCCGGGCAGATGCTGACCAAGCTCGTCCCGGACATCCAGCGCACCGCCGAACTGGTGCAGGAAATCTCCGCCGCATCAAGCGAACAGAACGCCGGCGCCGAGCAGATCAACAAGGCCCTGCAGCAGCTTGACCAGGTCATCCAGCAAAACGCCTCGGCCTCCGAGGAAATGGCCTCCACATCCGAGGAACTGTCCAGCCAGGCCGAACAGTTGCAGTCCTCCATCTCCTTCTTCCATCTGGGCGCCACGGCGGCCCGCGTCACCCGGCAGGCCGCCCATAGGGGCATGGCCCAGCCGCCCAGAAGGGCTCCAAAGACCCTGGCGGCCAAGGGCTCGACCAGCGGCTTGGCCCTTGATATGGGGCGCGACGAAGAAGATGATGAATTCGAACGTTTCTAA
- a CDS encoding chemotaxis protein CheW, with translation MNDNTTLQYLTFALGEEIFALETGSVREVIELVPVTRIPKTPPFMRGVINLRGHAVPVVDLRIKFDMPKTQDTVNTCIIIVDVEVEGENCYMGAIVDSVREVFEMTSDQINPPPRMGTSIRADFIRGMGKQNEEFIMILDIGKVFSQEELARVHDHEVLDA, from the coding sequence ATGAATGACAACACCACCCTGCAATATCTGACCTTCGCCCTGGGCGAAGAGATCTTTGCCCTGGAGACCGGCTCCGTGCGCGAGGTCATCGAACTTGTGCCCGTGACCCGCATCCCCAAGACGCCGCCCTTCATGCGAGGAGTCATCAACCTGCGCGGCCACGCCGTGCCCGTGGTCGATCTGCGCATCAAATTCGACATGCCAAAGACCCAGGACACGGTGAATACCTGCATCATCATCGTGGATGTCGAGGTCGAGGGCGAGAACTGCTACATGGGAGCGATCGTCGATTCCGTGCGCGAGGTCTTTGAAATGACAAGCGACCAGATCAACCCGCCGCCGCGCATGGGCACGTCCATCAGGGCGGACTTCATCCGGGGCATGGGCAAGCAGAACGAGGAATTCATCATGATCCTCGATATCGGCAAGGTCTTCTCCCAGGAGGAACTGGCGCGCGTGCACGACCATGAAGTGCTTGACGCCTAG
- the hcp gene encoding hydroxylamine reductase yields the protein MFCFQCQETAKNTGCTVKGMCGKPEETANLQDLLIFVLRGIAVYGERLKELGQPDRSNDDFVLQALFATITNANWDDARFVALIQEGLARRDKLRNSFLAAFKAKHGKDFADPLPEAATWSADSSAFAEKAKTVGILATENEDVRSLRELLIIGLKGVAAYADHAAVLGFRKPEIDDFMLEALASTTKDLSVDEMVALVMKAGNMSVTTMALLDEANTTTYGNPEITTVNIGVGTNPGILISGHDLKDMEELLKQTEGTGVDVYTHGEMLPANYYPAFKKYSHFVGNYGGSWWEQNREFESFNGSILLTTNCLVPLKKENTYLDRLYTTGVVGYEGATHIPDRPEGGAKDFSEMIARAKKCPPPTEIETGSIVGGFAHHQVLALADKVVEAVKSGAIKRFVVMAGCDGRQKSRGYYTEVAENLPKDTIILTAGCAKYRYNKLDLGDIGGIPRVLDAGQCNDSYSLAVIALKLKEVFGLDDINDLPVSYDIAWYEQKAVAVLLALLALGVKGIRLGPTLPGFLSPNVAKVLVENFNIKPIGIVQDDIAAMMAGK from the coding sequence ATGTTTTGCTTTCAGTGTCAGGAAACGGCCAAAAATACAGGCTGCACGGTCAAGGGCATGTGCGGCAAGCCGGAAGAGACCGCCAATCTGCAGGATCTGCTTATTTTCGTGCTGCGGGGAATCGCCGTGTACGGCGAAAGGCTCAAGGAACTGGGGCAGCCGGATCGTTCCAATGACGATTTCGTGTTGCAGGCTCTTTTTGCCACCATCACCAACGCCAACTGGGACGATGCCCGCTTCGTGGCACTGATCCAGGAGGGCCTGGCCCGGCGCGACAAACTGAGAAATTCCTTTCTGGCCGCATTCAAGGCCAAACACGGCAAGGATTTCGCCGATCCGCTGCCCGAGGCCGCGACCTGGAGCGCGGATTCGTCCGCCTTCGCTGAAAAAGCCAAGACCGTGGGCATTCTGGCCACGGAGAACGAGGACGTGCGCTCCCTGCGCGAGCTTCTGATCATCGGCCTCAAGGGCGTGGCCGCCTATGCGGATCATGCGGCGGTGCTGGGTTTTCGCAAGCCCGAGATCGACGACTTCATGCTTGAGGCCCTGGCCTCCACGACCAAGGACCTGTCTGTAGATGAAATGGTCGCCCTGGTCATGAAGGCCGGGAACATGTCCGTGACCACCATGGCCCTCCTGGACGAGGCCAACACCACGACCTATGGCAACCCGGAGATCACCACGGTCAACATCGGCGTGGGCACGAACCCCGGCATCCTCATCAGCGGCCATGATCTGAAGGACATGGAAGAACTGCTCAAGCAGACCGAAGGCACGGGCGTGGATGTTTACACCCACGGCGAGATGCTCCCGGCCAACTACTATCCCGCCTTCAAGAAATACTCCCATTTCGTGGGCAACTACGGCGGTTCCTGGTGGGAGCAGAACCGGGAATTCGAATCCTTCAACGGTTCCATCCTGCTGACCACCAACTGTCTGGTGCCGCTCAAAAAAGAGAACACCTATCTGGATCGTCTCTACACCACGGGCGTGGTCGGTTACGAAGGGGCTACGCACATTCCCGACCGTCCGGAAGGCGGGGCCAAGGATTTCTCGGAGATGATCGCGCGGGCCAAAAAATGTCCGCCGCCCACGGAGATCGAGACCGGGAGCATCGTCGGCGGCTTCGCGCACCATCAGGTACTGGCCCTGGCCGACAAGGTGGTGGAAGCGGTCAAGTCCGGAGCCATCAAGCGTTTCGTGGTCATGGCCGGCTGCGACGGACGGCAGAAGTCGCGCGGCTATTACACCGAGGTGGCCGAGAACCTGCCCAAGGATACCATCATCCTGACGGCGGGTTGCGCCAAGTATCGCTACAACAAGCTGGATCTGGGCGACATCGGCGGAATCCCGCGCGTGCTCGATGCCGGGCAGTGCAACGATTCCTATTCCCTGGCCGTCATCGCCCTGAAGCTCAAAGAGGTCTTCGGCCTCGACGACATCAACGACCTGCCCGTGTCCTACGACATCGCCTGGTATGAGCAGAAGGCCGTGGCCGTGCTGCTGGCCCTGTTGGCGCTGGGCGTGAAGGGCATCCGCCTCGGGCCCACGCTGCCGGGCTTTTTGTCCCCGAATGTGGCCAAGGTGCTGGTCGAGAACTTCAACATCAAGCCCATCGGCATCGTGCAGGACGACATCGCGGCCATGATGGCCGGAAAGTAG
- a CDS encoding FprA family A-type flavoprotein has translation MRTKKITDGVYWMGAVDWDRRLFDSLVPLPDGTTYNAYLVEGSEKTALIDAVDPDMVDTLLGHLEGVEKLDYVVCQHAEQDHSGTIALVLDLYPEAKVVTNAKAKSMLMDLLLIPEEKFIVVGDGETLSLGDKTLTFILTPWVHWPETMSTYLSEDKILFSCDFFGSHIATSDLFVRDQGRVHEAAKRYFGEIMMPFRSIIAKNLEKLSPHDIRMIAPSHGQIYDSPGWIVDAYRDWVSGAPHNLVTFPFVSMHGSTRLMVDHLTAALSEREVRVELFNLAVTDIGKLAMSLVDAGTIVLGTPTVLAGPHPMAANAAFLANALRPKAKYLSIIGSYGWGGKTVETLAGMIPNLKVEVLEPVLCKGLPKDDTFDALERLADAIAARHRESGFQG, from the coding sequence ATGCGAACGAAAAAAATCACTGATGGTGTATACTGGATGGGCGCTGTCGATTGGGACAGACGCCTTTTCGACTCCCTGGTTCCGCTTCCCGACGGGACGACCTACAACGCCTACCTTGTGGAAGGCAGCGAAAAGACCGCGCTCATCGATGCCGTGGATCCGGACATGGTCGACACGCTGCTCGGGCATCTGGAAGGTGTGGAAAAGCTCGATTACGTCGTTTGCCAGCATGCCGAGCAGGATCATTCCGGGACCATCGCCCTGGTGCTGGACCTCTACCCCGAGGCCAAGGTCGTCACCAACGCCAAGGCCAAGTCAATGCTCATGGACCTCCTGCTCATCCCCGAGGAAAAGTTCATCGTCGTCGGGGATGGTGAAACCCTCTCTCTTGGCGACAAGACGCTGACCTTCATTCTCACGCCCTGGGTGCACTGGCCGGAAACCATGTCCACCTATCTGTCCGAGGACAAGATCCTGTTCAGTTGCGACTTTTTCGGCTCACATATCGCCACGAGCGATCTCTTCGTGCGCGACCAGGGCCGGGTGCATGAAGCCGCCAAACGCTATTTCGGCGAGATCATGATGCCTTTTCGGAGCATCATCGCCAAGAACCTGGAAAAACTGAGCCCCCACGACATCCGCATGATCGCCCCCAGCCACGGCCAGATCTACGACAGCCCGGGCTGGATCGTGGACGCCTACAGAGACTGGGTTTCGGGCGCTCCGCACAATCTGGTGACATTCCCCTTCGTCTCCATGCACGGCAGCACGCGGCTCATGGTCGACCATCTGACCGCGGCCCTGTCCGAACGCGAGGTGCGGGTGGAGCTTTTCAACCTCGCCGTGACCGACATCGGCAAGCTGGCCATGTCCCTGGTGGATGCGGGAACCATCGTGCTCGGTACTCCCACGGTACTGGCCGGACCGCATCCCATGGCCGCCAATGCCGCGTTTCTGGCCAACGCCCTGCGGCCCAAGGCCAAATATCTGTCCATAATCGGCTCATATGGGTGGGGCGGCAAGACCGTGGAAACCCTGGCCGGAATGATACCCAATCTGAAGGTCGAGGTACTTGAGCCCGTGTTGTGCAAGGGTTTGCCCAAGGATGACACCTTTGACGCCCTGGAGCGCCTGGCGGACGCCATTGCCGCCAGACACCGGGAGAGCGGCTTTCAGGGGTAG
- a CDS encoding HPP family protein, which translates to MVWDATIPEPNFQKVGMVDQTGQALLIGSFGATAVLVYGAIRSPLAQPRNVLGGHVLSAIIGVCAQQVLGEAPWLAAAVAVATAIAAMHLTKTLHPPGGATALIAVIGGDSVHSLGYMYALVPAGLGAVVLLLVALVVNNIPRGRRYPEFWF; encoded by the coding sequence TTGGTATGGGATGCCACGATTCCTGAGCCGAATTTCCAGAAAGTCGGAATGGTCGATCAAACCGGCCAGGCCCTGCTCATCGGATCATTCGGGGCCACGGCGGTGCTGGTTTACGGGGCTATCCGCAGCCCCCTTGCACAACCGAGAAATGTGCTCGGGGGGCATGTTCTTTCCGCAATAATTGGTGTATGCGCGCAGCAGGTCCTCGGTGAAGCTCCATGGTTGGCGGCCGCGGTGGCCGTGGCCACGGCCATTGCGGCCATGCACCTGACCAAGACCCTGCATCCTCCGGGCGGGGCCACGGCGCTGATCGCGGTCATCGGCGGAGATTCGGTGCACAGCCTGGGCTACATGTACGCCCTGGTTCCGGCGGGGCTGGGGGCGGTGGTTCTGCTTCTGGTCGCCCTGGTGGTCAACAACATTCCCAGGGGCAGGCGCTATCCGGAATTCTGGTTCTGA
- a CDS encoding phosphate ABC transporter substrate-binding protein has product MKAWTHFVISLIVGVFLTSGFAHAGLLDNFAGQSGKIDIAGGTAHIPVMTEAAKRIMTANPGIRINIEGGGTGVGVQKAGEGLVDIGNTGRALSEDEIAKYGLVSFAFAVDGVTVVVNPANAVADLSAAQVQDIFSGKITNWKEVGGADALINLYSRDEASGTREVFWGKMLKKGAIADSANIVASNGAMKVAVSQDAGAIGYMSIGFVDASVKAPTLDGIEPSQDNAKSGTYKVARKLYMNTKGQPQGLVKLFIDYVTSPECTDIIAKAGYIPLQ; this is encoded by the coding sequence ATGAAAGCTTGGACGCATTTTGTCATCTCATTGATCGTAGGTGTTTTCCTGACCAGCGGCTTTGCCCACGCCGGTTTGCTCGACAACTTCGCCGGCCAGTCCGGCAAGATCGACATTGCCGGGGGCACGGCTCACATTCCGGTCATGACCGAGGCAGCCAAAAGGATCATGACGGCCAACCCCGGCATCCGCATAAATATCGAAGGAGGCGGGACCGGTGTGGGAGTCCAGAAGGCCGGCGAAGGACTGGTCGATATCGGCAACACCGGCCGCGCCCTGTCCGAAGACGAAATCGCCAAGTACGGCCTTGTTTCCTTCGCGTTTGCCGTGGACGGAGTGACCGTGGTCGTCAATCCCGCCAACGCAGTAGCGGACTTGAGCGCGGCTCAGGTGCAGGACATTTTTTCAGGCAAGATCACCAATTGGAAAGAAGTCGGCGGAGCTGATGCACTCATCAATCTCTATTCCCGCGACGAGGCCAGCGGCACGCGAGAAGTCTTCTGGGGCAAGATGCTCAAGAAAGGAGCCATCGCCGACAGCGCCAACATAGTGGCCTCCAACGGCGCCATGAAGGTGGCCGTGTCGCAGGATGCCGGCGCAATCGGCTACATGAGCATCGGCTTCGTGGATGCCTCGGTCAAGGCGCCCACGCTGGACGGAATCGAACCTTCGCAGGACAACGCCAAATCCGGCACCTACAAGGTGGCCCGCAAACTCTACATGAACACCAAGGGCCAGCCCCAGGGATTGGTCAAACTGTTCATCGACTATGTGACCAGCCCCGAGTGCACGGACATCATCGCCAAGGCCGGCTACATCCCGCTCCAGTAG
- a CDS encoding phosphate ABC transporter permease yields MQQIRTCRQNSSRFCRQLFFDRVVRILSCGAGFISLGTLAAIFVFLLVLALPLFLEGQWGQILSLTWRPYQGHYGILPMIAGSLALSVSAFAVAYPLGLGICVFACGPGPRPLRRAVIAVITFMTAIPTVVYGFVAVFLLVPILSGALTGRSGPSLLAACLTLALLVLPTIVLFLYQTMRETEKRTRLTSASLGFSPLQALLLVVLPGSATGLRTAAIMGYCRALSDTLIPLMLAGNAPQLPTSFFDSIRTLTAHIALVVATDNSSPAFHSLFACGLLLFGMSLAVQFMIRRHDASTKPLGGKWLDLLSFLAGHRLCRTLIHVWSGTASALMLIAIGGLVVFLLRQSLPVFNTRLFFGDAPIMAAILGRAPVWDGIFAACAGTVALVALASLMAIPAGIGAGIALSQYLHGRLARALRFSANTLAGVPSIVMGLFGFSLIIFLRHTIAPEANTSLLLSAFCLALLILPYMINATAQALETLPEELRLLGPSLGMTSLQSLRRILLPAANRGILGGIVLSMGRAAEDTAVILLTGVVAQGGLPRGLLDKFEALPFTIYYLAAQYQSADDLHKGFGAALTLLVLTVLLYGGARMLRAGMENEWKK; encoded by the coding sequence ATGCAGCAAATACGAACCTGCCGGCAAAATTCCTCGCGGTTTTGCCGGCAGCTTTTTTTCGACCGGGTGGTCAGGATTCTTTCCTGCGGGGCCGGATTCATCTCTCTTGGGACTCTTGCAGCCATCTTCGTCTTCCTGCTGGTACTGGCCCTGCCCCTCTTTCTGGAAGGACAGTGGGGGCAAATCCTGTCCCTGACCTGGCGCCCGTACCAGGGGCACTATGGCATCCTGCCCATGATCGCCGGTTCCCTGGCATTGAGCGTGTCAGCCTTTGCCGTGGCCTACCCGCTCGGCCTTGGCATCTGCGTCTTTGCCTGCGGACCAGGCCCACGCCCCCTGCGCCGGGCGGTCATAGCGGTGATCACCTTCATGACCGCCATCCCCACCGTGGTGTACGGTTTTGTCGCGGTCTTTCTGCTCGTGCCCATCCTGAGCGGCGCCCTGACGGGCAGGAGCGGACCATCCCTGCTGGCGGCATGCCTGACCCTGGCCCTGCTTGTCCTGCCGACCATCGTCCTCTTTCTTTACCAAACCATGCGCGAGACGGAAAAGCGGACCCGCCTGACCAGTGCGAGCCTTGGCTTTTCTCCGCTCCAGGCCCTGCTCCTGGTCGTCCTGCCGGGCTCGGCCACGGGCCTGCGCACCGCGGCCATCATGGGTTATTGCAGGGCCTTGAGCGACACCCTCATCCCCCTCATGCTGGCCGGAAACGCACCGCAGTTGCCGACCTCCTTTTTCGACTCCATCCGCACCCTGACCGCGCACATCGCCCTGGTCGTGGCCACGGACAACAGCTCGCCAGCGTTTCATTCCCTTTTTGCCTGCGGCCTGCTGCTCTTCGGCATGAGCCTTGCGGTGCAGTTCATGATTCGCAGACATGACGCGTCCACCAAACCGCTGGGCGGGAAGTGGCTGGACCTCCTGTCCTTCCTGGCCGGGCACCGGCTTTGCCGGACGCTGATTCACGTCTGGTCGGGAACGGCCTCGGCCCTGATGCTCATTGCCATCGGCGGTCTGGTCGTCTTTTTGCTTCGGCAAAGCCTGCCTGTCTTCAATACGCGGCTTTTCTTCGGCGACGCGCCGATCATGGCCGCAATCCTGGGGCGCGCACCTGTCTGGGACGGCATCTTCGCCGCCTGCGCAGGGACGGTGGCGCTGGTCGCCCTGGCCTCGCTCATGGCCATCCCCGCCGGTATCGGCGCAGGTATTGCCCTGTCTCAATATCTGCACGGCAGGCTCGCCCGCGCGCTCAGATTCTCGGCCAACACCCTGGCCGGAGTGCCATCCATCGTGATGGGTCTGTTCGGCTTCTCGCTGATCATCTTTCTGCGCCACACCATAGCCCCCGAGGCCAACACAAGCCTTCTGCTCTCCGCGTTCTGCCTGGCCCTGCTCATCCTGCCGTACATGATCAATGCCACGGCTCAAGCGCTGGAGACGCTGCCGGAGGAGCTTCGTCTGCTGGGCCCGAGCCTCGGCATGACCAGCCTGCAGAGCCTGCGGCGCATCCTGCTTCCGGCCGCGAACCGGGGAATCCTGGGCGGAATCGTGCTGTCCATGGGCCGCGCCGCCGAGGACACCGCCGTCATCCTCCTGACCGGTGTCGTGGCTCAAGGCGGACTGCCGCGCGGACTGCTGGACAAATTCGAGGCCCTGCCCTTCACCATCTACTACCTTGCCGCCCAATACCAGAGCGCGGATGATCTGCACAAAGGTTTCGGCGCGGCCCTGACCTTGCTTGTCCTGACCGTGCTCCTTTATGGAGGCGCGCGAATGCTGCGGGCGGGCATGGAGAATGAATGGAAAAAATGA